The genomic segment ATTTtagtttcaccagtcgtcagagtTTCTTTTTCGTGTGaagatcccgcgccgccgtcaatttggattttagtttgcaggaggctgtcAACCCGCCcgtgggtctcatcgccagcagtttcaccagtcgtcagtgttttgttttcgtgtgcagatcccgcgccgccgtcaatttaaatttaagtttgcaggaggctgtAAACCCGCCcgtgggtctcatcgccagccgtcaaATGGTCGAAAGCGaagtggattcccgcgccgccgtcttattccagggtccagggagttgctgcatttcagctggagttcttcaatgcGTAGTGAATTCCCGCGTCGCCGTCCCATTCCAGGGTCCAGAgagttgctgcacttcagctggagttcatcgatgtgtcggcgagagcgtcgtcattgctttggagtcaccagggtcgtcgcttctgtgggtcgtctcgccagggaaaggaggcatctTATGGACGtcgggccaagatgctttgctttgggccgacgctcgtaaatgtccatggaattggatgcagaaaattggattagataagtatatctatgtgtttagttttgttttgtctgttttagttttgtcttttcttttgcaggtccaatttgtccaggatttttaagatttgtccggtgggatttgggaaggAAAGCGATGCCATGGATTTATAAGAAGCGTCGTTGGGGAGGTTCGTATACGTCAGTgggtttgtatatacatttagtgttctgttgttgttaattaattatgtactttttcagggatattttcattataccgCTACTGTTATAAAGGTCGAATTTGAGGGTCACaattttggccttttgttgGGCCGGCAGCGCCACACCCAGAGTTCAGAAGGGCGAGGGGGCATTCCgacatggaaacggcatcaaaacatttttggtttttaatgttttagatGCCaaagtcgtcgtttttcatttcgccgagtcgggaagtagtaagttgcgtggttttatgcttttgtaatttgttttataattagttttataatttttcagggattttgtctgtttaccgttgctgccaggaaaaagtcgaattcaagggtcgcgagattgaccttttgccgggtcagcagcggcGCACCTAGGGTTCAGAAGGACGAGGGTGAACCCCAACATGGAGACGGCATCCAAACATTATAggattttaatgttttaggtgccaatAGCTTCGGTTTTcgttgcgcctagtagggaagtagtaggtttcgtagttttatgcttttattaatatgcttttctttttcagggatattgtcagtgTTATCGTTGCTACCAGAAAAAGTCGAAATtcaagggtcacgattttgaccttttgccgggtcggcagcgccgcaccaagggtcaataaaatcgagggggCTTCCTGGAATagggacggcatcaaaacattgtggattttatatatataattatataatgctctgttttatgttttgattaaagtatttcaatctttaacggagattttgtcgatattgcatttctggaggaaaaaagtcaattatagaggttacgatttcgaccttttgccgggtcggcagcaccacgcctagggtctgtaaaaacggggggaatcccaataaggaaactgcatcaaaacattgtatgttttttgtgttatgAGTGTCAAGAAGTTAGTTTGTCCATTACGCCCAGTCGGGTCGTCTTTTGTCGTCAagtatggctttcgtagagattgcagctgctgttttgggacatttcaaaGGAATTGCAGCAAAAAATTCAGATAAGTGACGTTGTGcatacgctgctgcaatgAGTCGACTTAAATTCATCATGTTTTTGCTGCGCGTTGATCCTTCTCCTGTCCATCAGCTTCCAGATTCGTCTATGCTGGTCCTAGTGGGTGGCATCCTTCACGTCTTCATCGTGGGGGTCAGCAGGAATACGTCGTCAAGAGGTTTATTCGTCCGGATTTCTTGCTTGTATAATTAAGGCCATTAATATatcaattttcttttccagGTTGTCAACTCTATTTGCCAGTTTAATGACTGGGTCGTCGGGTTGGCTATTTTCTGGAAAAGTGTTGATATTTTGTGGTGAGGGCGTCGTCTCCTTGACTATCTTTGGCTTTAGATTTGCCAAGGCAGCTCTGCTCGTTGTCGGGGGGCTGTCGTCTTTTCCCTGTCTGTGCTCCATAGCTTTTTCTACGTTTTTTTGTTCCTTACGAATCCCGTTCTGGAATTTTTCCAGATGCCTTTGCGCTGGGTTTTTAGTCATATTTGGGGCCTTTACCTTAGGATTGGTCCTGCtatttgtggttttttttttttttgacgtttctggtgaaagtacggagacagaatgatttatttctgccccgcatccacgcatttatttgcctgtgattacacagagtgcaatatctaggtacaattattttcgtttttgaatttgtacatttgtggggatgagtgtgagggttggacaggtgtggtaagtatacatggtttggtattttcttacttataaacattgcgtggatggtaacattaacatatggtttttgtttgtttacattttaaaggtttaggaaatttgcatttgtcaattaatttaagttttaaaatttgtgttgtttctattttcagatgcccccgccagaaggacggaagcatcgagcctcaggagtcattgccggtggggaaagggagttgtttgtcccagttatttggAGCCGCAGATATTTGgagccgcaggctgcgcgccaattttaaaaagagttgggccagcgtttCTGGTATGTATTCATGGTGTAAATTTAAGCCGGCTGTCgaatgtggtactttttaccaccacagcggccgttattttgcgtttgagtattcatttttgttacagcaatttcaccagtcgtcagtgtttttattttcgtgtttagatcccgcgccgccgtcagtttagattttaatttgcaggaggctgccaacccgcccatgggtctcatcgccagcctTCAAATGGACCAAatcgcagtggattcccgcgccgccgtcttattccgaggtccagggagttgctgcatttcagctggagttcttcggtgcgtagtggattcccgcgtcgccgtcttattccagggtccagggagttgctgcacttcagTTGGAGTTCATCGTGtgtcggcgagagcgtcgtcattgctttggagtcaccagggtcatcgcttctgtgggtcgtctcgccagggaaaggaggcatcttgtggacgccgggccaagatgctttgctttgggccgacgctcgtaagtgtccatggaattggatgcagaaaattggattagataagtatatctatgtgtttagttttgttttgtctgattatagttttgtcttttcttttgcaggtccaattcgtccaggatttttcatttttgtccggtgggatttgggaaggAATGCATTGCCTTGAATTTATAAAGAGCATCGTCGGAGGTTCGTATTTGTCAGTGAGTTTGTAAatgcatttagttttctgttgttgttagtttattttgctctttttcagggatattgtcagtatGCCGTTGCTACCAAGAAAAGGTGGAATTTAAGGGTCAagattttgaccttttgccgggtcaaCAGCGCCGCACTTGGAATTCGTAAGGACGAGAGGGCTTCCCAACttggaaacggcatcaaaacattttaggtttttaatgttttaggtgccgaaatcgtcgtttttcatttcgccgagtcgggaaatggtaagttgcgtgattttatgtttttataaatttgttttttttaatttgttttatgattttacagggattttgtctgtatGCCGTTGCTGCCAGAAAAAAGTCGATTTCGAGGGTCGCGAaattgaccttttgccgggtcagcagcggcGCACCTAGGGTCAAGAAGGACGAGGGTGCACCCCAACATGGAGACGGCATCCAAACATTATAggatttttatgttttaggTGACAAAAGCTTCGTTTTTcgttgcgcctagtagggaagtagtaggttgcgtagttttatgcttttattaatatgtttttctttttcagggatattgtcagtgTTATCGTTGCTACCAGAAAAAGTCGAAATTCAAGGGTaacgattttgaccttttgccgggtcggcagcgccgcaccaagggtcaataaaatcgagtgGCTTCCTGGAAAagggacggcatcaaaacattgtggatttttatatatattattatatagtgctctgttttatgttttgattaaagtaTTTCTATCTTTAACGGAGATTTTGTCGATATTGCATTTCTGGaggaaaaaagtcaattatagaggttacgatttcgaccttttgccgggtcggcagcaccacgcctagggtctgtaaagacgggggggaatcccaataaggaaactgcatcaaaacattgtatgttttttgtgttatgAGTGTCAAGAAGTTAGTTTGTCCATTACGCCCAGTCGGGTCGTCTTTTGTCGTCAagtatggctttcgtagagattgcagctgctgttttgggacatttcaaaGGAATTGCAGCAAACAATTCAGATAAGTGACGTTGTGcatacgctgctgcaatgAGTCGACTTAGATTCATCATGTTTTTGCTGCGCGTTGATCCTTCTCCTGTCCATCAGCTTCCAGATTCGTCTATGCTGGTCCTAGTGGGTGGCGTCCTTCGCGTCTTCATCGTGGGGGTCAGCAGGAATACGTCGTCAAAAGGTTTATTCGTCCGGATTTCTTGCTTGTATAATTAAGGCCATTAATATatcaattttcttttccagATTGTCAACTCTATTTGCCAGTTTAATGACTGGGTCGTCGGGTTGGCTATTTACTGGAAGAGTGTTGATATTTTGTGGAGAGGGCGTTGTCTCCTTAACTATCTTTGGCTTCAGATTTGCCAAAGCAGCTCTGCTCGTTGTCGGGGGGCTGTCGTCTTTTCCCTGTTTGTGCTCCGTAgctttttctacatttttttgttcctttCGAAGCCCGTTCTGGAATTTTTCCAGGTGCCTTTGCGCTGGGTTTCTAGTCATATTTGGGGCCTTTACCTTGAGATTGGTCCTGCTATTTGTGGGGGCCTTGTTTGCACTCCGGCgccatttatttaggcgttttTGGATGGCAACTTCATGTGAAGAAAGGTGCGGTAGGTTTGGCCTACTATCCTTCACATTTTGCCGGAACGGGTTCATTGCAGACTTCCTGGCGGCTTCCTTTCGGGCTTCGGCCATTTCGGTACTATAGGGTAGTCGGGGGGTCTTGTTGAAAGGGGGGCGGGGCTGACGTTCGTTATTCTTGCTTTTTGCGTCCATTATTGTCctaattttgtgaaaatctATCCTGTTGACTGCTAATTTTTGCTTCTCTGCCTTATAGGCAGGGCACCCCTTATATGCGCTGATGTGGTTTCCTTGGCAGTTTGAACAGGTGGCGGGGGTTGATCTTGGCTTAGTGCACTCACTAGACCAATGCTGGCCAGCGCACTTCATGCACCTTGGGGGCTTCATACATGTGTTCCTAGCATGCCTGAAACCCTGGCACCTGAAACACTGGACCGGTTCCCTcgtcctgtttttcctttcgatttccactttttgtccTCCTAGCTGTTTAATGGAGAGGATCCTAAGGTGGCTTCCGTCCATGGCCGAGACAATTTCTATCTCGTGCATCCGCATCGGACCACCAGTTGCAGGATTTGTCATGTTCCTTGTGAACTTAGTCTGGTGGCCGagcttctgcagctcgctgGTGATCCACGAGCAAGGGGTAGAGGGGTGCAGGTGACGAataacaactctgaaacccctTTCAGATTTATTCTGGTTTGAATAGTATGGGATGCCACTTTTAGCTAGTATGTCTTTAATTGTTCTATGTGCAGTCAAGTCTTTAGCCTGAATAGTTACACCGTTTCCTATAgacgtttttgttgtaaaactgtctacccctgctgagtaatttagcttttccaATAGTGGCACGATTTCcctaacattttctatatgaatAGGGGGGCCCTGCGGCTCTGTGGAACTATTTGCCACGGGGGCAGTTCGGTAGCCGAATTtttagggggaggggggcaatttcagtttgcgcCGGTGCGCTGCGTGCAGAGGCCTTTTCACTCTCGACTGGGTGGCGGGGGGCTTTTATTTCCTCGACAATGCTTTTGGCCGCCTTACTTTTAAAGATGGGGGTGGCTAGGGGGGGGAAAGGGTTTGGGGTCGCAAAATTGGTGGGCACACATGCTTTTTTATTGGGCGTTTTATAGCTAAAGCTATCCATATCCATGTTGGCATTTGTGCGCTTGCCCGGGGTTTTCGTAATTGGTGCCGGATCAGAGGATGCCACAATTCCTGGACCGGTTCCGGCCACCACTTCCGAAAAACTCATAGGCAGTGCGTTCGTGCTATTGGGGGGTGAATTAAAAAGGTCCCGCTTGGCTGCAGGCCGGTTTAGGGTTCTGGATGCAGATGTGTTACCCATAGTGTGTGTAGTGGTgactttgaaatttaaattagcctGAACATGGGAGCACAAAGAAGCGCCTTTCGGTTGGGGGGagatgcttttattttttgtagtttccGCGAGAAtggtgggtttcttttttaagcttagTTTGGAAATGTCAGGTTTAGGATACAAGTTTTGGAAAAAGGTATTGcgagttataaatttatgttgtgtTTCACCTTGGTTGTGGTCCCTGCTATTGTCATATATATTGGCTAGTTTATGTAGTGTGTCAACATTTGCAAGCGCGGGACTTTTTGAGCGGCTGTTTGTGCTTATGTTAATAaccttgcttgtgtgtgtaggtgagagagagtgaggggaaatgcttttagagCCAATTTTTGTAGATGTGCTGAGGTTTCTCTCCATGCTGTTTTCTTCATGTGTGGGGAAAGGGAAATTTCTAAGAGCGCCGCTCTTTTTGTCATCCGTGTTGGTATTAGTAATTTCAGCTGCATTGGTGTTGTGagctgttgtcaattttttccccctatttgtatgtgtgaTAGAAAGAGGGGAAACCACTGGCCCATTTGAGACGCTACTTTTGGCGCCAGCTGTTTctttattagtattagtaagGAAGAGCGggtctttttgggcatttttgttttctctattctctttccccttatatgtaagtgaatttataatttttatagcagCCTCGGAAGGGTTTTTTAGACTGTTAATTGCAGAGTTGGAAGGcgattttttcatgtttattatactgaTATTGAACTGAGAGTTGTTAGAATTATGGGACATGGGCGAGATTTCCAGGTAGAAAGGGGTATTTTGACTTTCTGGGCTcgagaaaagagagagcgcCTCGTCATTTGAAGAGTCGTCAGAGAGTATTACATGGGCCATAATATCTGCTGACTATATGTAAAGGAACGATACTTTTTGTGGTATAAATACCctgactttggttttggcggGTCCTTTGGTACaattccttttctttgctAGTCCTTCTTTGCCTCTTTTTTGCGTTCTTCCTTCTTTGCGACGTTAgtgttcttctttatggctcTTCTTTCTGGTTCCTCTTTATAGCTCCTCTTTAtggttcttctttatggctcCTCTTCTTTAATAAAATCTGCAGCTCGCTGAGTTTGTCGATTTGTCTCAAAGTATTTCACCGGAAAAAACcgaatttatatgctttttaatatgtttattttaattgtttattttaattgtttgttgtATTGTTTCTGTATAAATTTTACGGCCGGgaattttttgtcttttcacttgtggagattttcacttaaatgtcccgtttatttttcgtttgctttgtactttcgattgtattttaaattgtaattgttataaacaattttaggcaatttaaaatattttttattaactttgctatttgaactttgcttttgacttttcacttgtggagattttcacttagctgtcccgtttatttttcgtttgctttgtactttcgattgtattttaaattgtaattgttataaacaattttaggcaatttaaaatattttttattaacttttttgacgtttctggtgaaagtacggagacagaatgattttttttttttttttgacgtttctggtgaaagtacggaagACAGAATGATGATTTCTGCtccgcatccacgcatttatttgcctgtgattacacagagtgcaatatctaggtacaattattttcgtttttgaatttgtacatggtggggatgagtgtgagggttggacacgtgtggtaagtatacatggtttggtattttcttacttataaacattgcgtggatggtaacattaacatatggtttttgtttgtttacattttaaaggtttaggaaatttacatttgtcaattaaattaagtttagaatttgaattgtttctattttcagatgcccccgccagaaggacggaagcatcgAGTCTCAGgagttgggccagcgtttCTGGTAAGTATTCATGGTGTGAATTTTAgccggctgtcaaatgtggtactatttaccaccacagcggccgttattttgcgtttgagttttcattttagctacagcagtttcaccagtcgtcagtgtTTTATTTCCGTGTGCAtatcccgcgccgccgtcaatttggattttagtttgcaggaggctgtcaacccgcccatgggtctcatcgccagcagtttcaccagtcgtcagtgttttgttttcgtgtgcagatcccgcgccgccgtcaatttaaatttttagtttgcaggaggctgtaaacccgcccatgggtctcatcgccagccgtcaaATGGTCGAAAGCGAAGTGGATTCCCGCGCTgccgtcttattccagggtccagggagttgctgcatttcagctggagttcttcattgcgtagtggattcccgcgtcGCCGTCTTATTCCGGGGTCCAGAgagttgctgcacttcagctggagttcatcgatgtgtcggcgagagcgtcgtcattgctttggagtcaccagggtcgtcgcttctgtgggtcgtctcgccagggaaaggaggcatcttatggacgccgggccaagatgctttgctttgggccgacgctcgtaaatgtccatggaattggatgcagaaaatttgattagataagtatatctatgtgtttaattttgttttgtctgattttagttttgtcttttctttgACAGGTCCAAtttgtccaggatttttcagatttgtccggtgggatttgggaaggAAAGCGATGCCATGGTTTTATAAGAAGCATCGTTGgggaggttcgtatatgtcagtaggtttgtatatacatttagaGTTCTG from the Drosophila santomea strain STO CAGO 1482 unplaced genomic scaffold, Prin_Dsan_1.1 Segkk88_quiver_pilon_scaf, whole genome shotgun sequence genome contains:
- the LOC120457891 gene encoding uncharacterized protein LOC120457891 encodes the protein MTNPATGGPMRMHEIEIVSAMDGSHLRILSIKQLGGQKVEIERKNRTREPVQCFRCQGFRHARNTCMKPPRCMKCAGQHWSSECTKPRSTPATCSNCQGNHISAYKGCPAYKAEKQKLAVNRIDFHKIRTIMDAKSKNNERQPRPPFNKTPRLPYSTEMAEARKEAARKSAMNPFRQNVKDSRPNLPHLSSHEVAIQKRLNKWRRSANKAPTNSRTNLKNGLRKEQKNVEKATEHKQGKDDSPPTTSRAALANLKPKIVKETTPSPQNINTLPVNSQPDDPVIKLANRVDNLEKKIDILMALIIQARNPDE